A single genomic interval of Daucus carota subsp. sativus chromosome 1, DH1 v3.0, whole genome shotgun sequence harbors:
- the LOC108204554 gene encoding signal recognition particle 43 kDa protein, chloroplastic gives MEAHSLLTNPSLSRLKLSHKLIPLPLSLPPNLHHRRTPHPLRLSLSVDNQSPSSQLTFQDYNEEETYGEVKKIIGSRAVSNTMEYLIEWKDDHAPTWVPSEFIAKDVVAEFDSPWWEAAKKGDDSALARLIEAEDERDVDAIDVNGRTALIFVSGLGAEPCVKILAEAGADLDRKDTSGGFTALHMAAGYVKPNVAKLLIDYGADPEVEDDRKRTPLDLAREVLKATPPMQFARRLGLENVIKVLEGAIFEYAEVQEIIEKRGRDDKVEYLVKWMDGGDNEWVKGEMISEDLVRDFEQGLEYGVVECILECREGESGVREYLVKWMDIDEATWEPAENVDSDLIKEFEVVAES, from the coding sequence ATGGAAGCTCACTCTCTCTTAACCAACCCATCTCTCTCTCGCCTCAAACTCTCCCACAAGCTCATCCCCCTCCCACTCTCTCTCCCCCCAAATCTCCACCACCGTCGCACTCCTCACCCTCTCCGTCTCAGCCTCTCTGTCGATAACCAATCCCCCTCCTCTCAACTCACCTTCCAAGACTACAATGAGGAAGAAACCTACGGGGAAGTCAAAAAAATCATCGGGAGCCGAGCCGTGTCGAACACTATGGAGTACCTAATCGAGTGGAAAGACGATCATGCCCCTACCTGGGTCCCGTCCGAATTCATCGCGAAAGATGTGGTCGCCGAGTTCGATTCTCCCTGGTGGGAAGCCGCCAAGAAAGGCGATGACTCGGCTCTGGCTCGGCTCATCGAAGCCGAGGACGAGAGAGATGTCGACGCGATTGATGTTAACGGTCGTACCGCTTTGATATTCGTCTCGGGGCTCGGCGCGGAGCCGTGCGTGAAGATATTAGCCGAAGCCGGAGCCGACTTGGACCGCAAGGACACAAGCGGCGGCTTCACGGCTCTACATATGGCAGCCGGGTACGTGAAGCCAAACGTGGCCAAATTACTAATCGATTATGGCGCGGATCCCGAGGTCGAAGATGACAGGAAACGTACGCCGTTGGATTTGGCGCGAGAGGTTTTAAAAGCAACTCCGCCCATGCAATTTGCGCGAAGATTAGGGTTAGAGAACGTGATTAAGGTACTCGAAGGGGCGATATTCGAATACGCGGAGGTGCAGGAGATCATAGAGAAGAGAGGCAGAGATGATAAGGTGGAGTATCTGGTGAAATGGATGGACGGTGGAGATAATGAGTGGGTGAAAGGGGAGATGATTAGTGAGGATTTGGTAAGGGATTTTGAGCAAGGGTTGGAGTATGGTGTGGTGGAGTGTATATTAGAGTGCAGAGAAGGTGAGAGTGGAGTGAGAGAGTATTTGGTGAAATGGATGGATATTGATGAGGCCACCTGGGAGCCTGCGGAGAATGTTGATTCTGATTTGATTAAAGAGTTTGAGGTTGTAGCAGAGTCGTGA
- the LOC108205399 gene encoding phosphoprotein ECPP44-like — protein sequence MGETTGCGMFDFLQKDSKPQDDAVMTHTEKVQESELERKEEQKHDLAEELHHTRKNSSSSSDEEGREIKKKKGLKEKIKDKLAGGNEEDSEDKNEPTFVEDCDEGGKAEALQPEEKKGFLEKIKDILPGQYKNTEEETIKPQSDSEANGHDETVEKKGFMEKIKDKFPGVNKNGEEKKEN from the exons ATGGGAGAAACTACAGGCTGCGGGATGTTTGATTTCTTGCAGAAGGATAGTAAACCGCAAGATGATGCTGTGATGACACACACGGAGAAGGTGCAGGAATCAGAACTTGAGAGGAAAGAAGAGCAGAAGCACGACCTTGCAGAAGAGCTCCACCACACTCGTAAAAACTCCAGCTCT TCTAGTGATGAGGAAGGAAGagaaataaaaaagaagaagggTTTGAAAGAGAAGATCAAGGATAAACTAGCTGGTGGAAATGAAGAGGATTCTGAAGACAAAAATGAACCTACATTCGTTGAGGACTGTGATGAAGGGGGGAAGGCAGAAGCATTACAGCctgaagagaaaaagggatttCTTGAGAAGATCAAAGATATACTACCTGGTCAGTACAAGAATACGGAGGAAGAGACTATAAAGCCCCAATCAGACTCTGAGGCAAATGGGCATGATGAAACCGTAGAGAAGAAGGGCTTTATGGAGAAGATCAAGGACAAGTTCCCCGGAGTCAACAAAAATGGCGAGGAAAAGAAAGAGAACTGA
- the LOC108205398 gene encoding uncharacterized protein LOC108205398 — MHAKSDSDVTSVEASSPARPLYYVQSPSNHDPDKMSYGSSPFGSPGHHYHCSPIHHSRESSTSRFSASLKTTARNAGYWKKLNRSGDGIEEGDEDDEYDEEEEREKKAIKRFYVVCFVVSFVVLFSIFSLILWAASTSYPPEVYVKRLVFERVNVQSGMDLSGIATDMLTLNSTVKIFYRNTGTFFGVDVKVAPIRLLYYKRSLASGPEVKFHQHRKTQRTIITTMGAHQLPLYGGVPGLTARNGEIDSISVPLNLTIGIRSRAYVLGKLVKPKFYRTIRCEVTLHGSKLGKPVNLTNSCFHHN; from the exons ATGCATGCGAAATCAGACTCCGACGTGACGAGCGTCGAGGCCTCATCGCCGGCACGGCCACTCTACTACGTGCAAAGCCCATCGAATCATGACCCGGACAAGATGTCTTACGGGTCGAGTCCATTCGGGTCACCGGGTCACCACTACCACTGCTCCCCCATCCACCATTCCCGAGAATCGTCGACGTCGAGATTCTCGGCTTCGTTGAAAACCACGGCGAGGAACGCCGGGTATTGGAAGAAACTGAACCGCTCCGGCGACGGAATCGAGGAGGGTGACGAGGATGACGAGTACGATGAAGaggaagagagagagaagaaAGCGATAAAGAGGTTTTATGTTGTGTGTTTTGTGGTGTCGTTTGTTGTTTTGTTCTCTATCTTTTCGTTGATCTTGTGGGCCGCGAGCACTTCTTACCCTCCTGAAGTTTACGTCAAG AGGTTGGTGTTTGAGAGGGTGAATGTGCAATCGGGTATGGATTTATCGGGGATCGCAACGGATATGTTGACTTTGAATTCAACGGTCAAGATTTTCTATCGGAACACTGGTACATTTTTTGGAGTTGATGTTAAAGTTGCGCCCATTCGACTTTTGTATTACAAGCGTAGCCTGGCCAGTGGTCCT GAGGTGAAGTTCCATCAACATAGAAAGACTCAACGGACTATAATAACCACCATGGGAGCACATCAACTTCCACTATATGGTGGAGTGCCTGGTTTAACTGCTAGGAATGGCGAAATTGACAGCATATCTGTACCACTGAACCTTACTATCGGCATAAGGTCGAGGGCTTATGTTTTGGGAAAACTGGTGAAGCCCAAGTTTTACCGGACCATCAGATGTGAAGTTACTTTACATGGCAGCAAGCTTGGGAAGCCCGTCAATCTTACGAATTCTTGTTTTCATCATAACTAA
- the LOC108205397 gene encoding lysine histidine transporter-like 8, which yields MGDTVEIKMEELVRASSSGSQVLPRSGSLRSDVDPWLPTTENETTDHWLPITESREGGAFSAAFLLICSGMGLQSFVLPVALVSLGWYWGIISLTIGYVWQLYTIWLLVNLHESVPPGIRYSRFMHLSVTAFGMKLGKLLSFFPVMYLAGGTCALLIINGGSCLRSLYLEMCGPEHCDTRPLSGAEWYLVFIIIAVILSQISPNLNSAAKVAAIGALAAIIYTTLLVVLSLVQDRPEASSLYSVKHAPERQKDIYGAINALGLIAFAFRGHNVVLDIQGTISTSKNRPSKVPMKKGVAISYLVIAACFYPLAIAGYWSYGNKLNMSDNMPLLRSFMDYHRDNMPKSVRAIIYLLVVIHFLSAFQIYGMVVWDNLERIYVTKNNRRCPKWLRGAIRVLFGGFVYFVAVALPFLGVFSALLGGITTVPITFVYPCVMWIIIRNPRRTSPMWYLNVGIALLGIVFIVLVEIAAIRTLVVYGLKASFFHPK from the exons ATGGGAGACACGGTTGAGATAAAAATGGAAGAGTTGGTACGAGCAAGCTCATCAGGAAGCCAGGTTTTACCGAGGTCAGGAAGTCTAAGGAGTGATGTAGATCCGTGGCTTCCGACGACGGAGAACGAGACGACGGATCATTGGCTTCCCATCACGGAGTCACGGGAAGGAGGTGCATTTTCAGCTGCATTTCTTCTTATATGTTCCGGCATGGGTCTTCAATCCTTTGTGCTACCGGTTGCACTCGTTTCTCTCGGATG GTACTGGGGTATTATATCATTGACTATCGGTTACGTATGGCAGCTCTACACCATTTGGCTGCTAGTTAATCTTCATGAATCAGTGCCTCCTGGAATTCGTTACAGCAGATTTATGCATTTGTCAGTCACAGCTTTTG GAATGAAGTTGGGAAAATTACTTTCATTTTTCCCGGTAATGTACTTAGCAGGAGGAACATGTGCACTCTTGATTATCAACGGAGGAAGTTGCTTGAGAAGTTTGTACCTAGAAATGTGCGGACCGGAACACTGCGATACCAGACCATTATCCGGTGCAGAATGGTACTTAGTCTTTATAATCATAGCCGTAATTTTGTCTCAGATCTCTCCCAACTTGAACTCTGCCGCCAAGGTAGCTGCTATTGGAGCTTTAGCAGCCATCATATATACTACATTGTTAGTTGTCCTTTCCCTCGTCCAGGATCGCCCCGAAGCCAGCTCCTTATATAGCGTCAAACACGCACCCGAGAGACAGAAGGATATCTATGGAGCTATCAATGCTCTTGGACTCATTGCATTTGCTTTTAGAGGCCACAATGTTGTGCTTGATATTCAGGGAACAATATCAACGTCGAAGAATCGACCATCAAAAGTACCCATGAAGAAGGGAGTAGCCATTTCATATCTAGTGATTGCAGCTTGTTTCTATCCCCTTGCAATAGCTGGGTACTGGAGTTATGGTAACAAGTTAAACATGAGCGATAACATGCCTTTGTTAAGGTCGTTTATGGATTATCACCGCGACAACATGCCAAAATCTGTGAGGGCTATAATCTACCTATTAGTGGTGATACATTTCCTAAGCGCATTCCAAATCTATGGTATGGTAGTATGGGACAACTTGGAGCGAATCTATGTCACCAAGAATAACCGGAGATGCCCCAAGTGGCTCCGAGGAGCCATCCGAGTACTGTTTGGAGGATTCGTGTATTTCGTGGCAGTGGCTCTTCCATTCTTAGGCGTCTTCTCAGCTTTGCTCGGAGGAATAACAACAGTGCCTATAACATTTGTATACCCTTGTGTGATGTGGATCATCATCAGGAATCCTCGACGAACAAGTCCAATGTGGTACCTCAACGTGGGAATTGCATTGTTGGGTATAGTTTTCATTGTCTTGGTAGAAATAGCAGCTATCAGAACTTTAGTTGTCTATGGCCTCAAGGCTAGTTTCTTCCATCCTAAATAA